The Candidatus Hydrogenedens sp. nucleotide sequence CACCATGCCAAGAAGCACGCACCTAAAGCACCCCAAGGAACACCCGCAATAAACATCCATATAAAACCGTAATACCGTGGTATTGGGATAAACTCGCCAGCAGAGTAGTTCGTGAGCAGTTTCCCCTCGAAGAATGAGGGCCATTGCATCCAACCACGGGCTCCTGAAATAGCAATACCTAAGGTCATTGCCATTAATCCTACGGCGTTTACATAAGGGCGGATTGAAATTTGGTTTGGGTCGTAGGAAAGGAACCACCATGCAGTAGCTAATGTTATCCCTGCAAATAAACATCCATTAGACCCACCAAAACCTGAACAACCACGAACTGCCCAGGTCATACCTCCTAATCCCATAAATAGAAGTGTTGGAAGAATTAGTTCATGAACATAAAAATGTATTTTTTGTGTGTTCATTTTCTCTTTCCTTTGTATCTATTTATATAAGACCAATAAAAATACAAATTGTTTCGAGAGAAAGAAACACAAAAATGTGCAAATAAAAGACAATATTCCCATTTTCATTGTGTTTTAATTTTGTTTTTAATATGCCTACCTTTTTTTAAGTCTTGTTTGACGGTTTAATTATAAAAAGAAACGGGCAACTCAATCACTGAGTTGCCCTTAAAACTACGCCTAACAGAACAATATTATATGAAACCTAATTGTTGGCTTTACTTACGGCTGTTTTTATTTTTTGAATACCGCGTGGTACTTTTGTAAACTTTCCAGCACGGATATATCGGGCACAAACGCGGATACGACGTACTCTACCGTTTTCATCGATAACACGGATTTTTTGGAGGTTGGGTTTCCAACGACGTTTCGTTATCCCTGTTACATTTTGTCCGATACCGCCTTTTTTCTTTGCTTTACCACGGCGGATTATTGAATTTCCGACTATCGGTTTTTTTCCACTGTATTCACATACAAATGCCATTGGGGAATCCCTTTTTAGTTCAGGTTATATTACGTTCGAAAAAAAGGAAGATGTACTGCTATAATATCTCCATAACACAATATACAAATAAGGGATATAATTATATCAATTTTATAAACTAAAAGCAAGTTCAACCTACCTATCCTTAATTGGAAAACGGAAACAAACGGATTATCAGCCAAATGAATTTTAAGTATTGCCTTTCCTATTTACAAATAGTACTCAATATTAGCATTGTGCTCTTTTTATTAATAGCA carries:
- the rpmB gene encoding 50S ribosomal protein L28; protein product: MAFVCEYSGKKPIVGNSIIRRGKAKKKGGIGQNVTGITKRRWKPNLQKIRVIDENGRVRRIRVCARYIRAGKFTKVPRGIQKIKTAVSKANN